One Natronolimnobius sp. AArcel1 DNA window includes the following coding sequences:
- a CDS encoding DUF99 family protein: MKAGVRALGIAESYRGNDGSQSESTLAAAVVRADQVVDGLAYASCTVGGTDATAAVCELVRALERPDVRYVLLGAVAPAWYNIFDLSQIARTADRPVIAVTFEDSAGLEAGIQDSFSGPERNQRLEAYRSLPERQAVSVGNETVYVRCVGLEHDAAAEVVRGFTPEGGRPEPIRVARLAARAGDTYVRSGTGDSESERRKT; the protein is encoded by the coding sequence ATGAAAGCCGGGGTGCGAGCGCTTGGCATTGCGGAATCGTACCGCGGCAACGACGGGTCACAGTCTGAAAGCACGCTTGCGGCGGCTGTCGTCCGTGCTGATCAGGTGGTCGATGGACTCGCGTACGCGTCGTGTACTGTCGGCGGCACGGACGCAACGGCTGCCGTCTGCGAACTCGTTCGGGCGCTCGAGCGACCCGACGTGCGATACGTCCTACTCGGCGCGGTCGCCCCCGCGTGGTACAACATTTTTGATCTTTCACAGATTGCACGCACAGCCGACCGGCCAGTAATCGCCGTCACGTTCGAGGATAGTGCCGGCCTCGAGGCCGGTATTCAGGATTCGTTTTCGGGTCCCGAACGAAACCAGCGCCTCGAGGCGTATCGCTCGCTCCCCGAGCGACAGGCGGTGTCCGTCGGCAATGAGACGGTCTACGTCAGATGTGTCGGCCTCGAGCACGACGCGGCAGCCGAGGTTGTTCGCGGATTTACGCCCGAAGGCGGCCGGCCGGAACCGATTCGAGTCGCACGGCTCGCGGCTCGAGCAGGCGATACCTACGTGCGGTCGGGGACAGGGGATTCGGAATCGGAAAGGCGAAAGACGTAG
- a CDS encoding DUF5786 family protein, with the protein MGFGSYDESEQQDVDADFDDEDAVQSSVNDHKGSIEFENGASSDELLERLKAIKDGDE; encoded by the coding sequence ATGGGATTCGGGAGTTACGACGAATCCGAGCAACAAGATGTCGACGCTGATTTCGATGATGAAGATGCAGTCCAGTCCTCGGTGAACGATCACAAGGGATCGATAGAGTTCGAAAATGGTGCCTCGAGCGACGAACTGCTCGAGCGACTCAAAGCCATAAAAGACGGCGACGAGTAA
- a CDS encoding MBL fold metallo-hydrolase gives MEVHHVTEGAETFTCNAFLVIGEETTLVDAGSWDGVVDVIADHTDDLDRVVLTHQHGDHVEQLEAVVEAFDPEVYAHSHHELRDHDISDGDTVQIGDEEFEVVYTPGHADDHVSFVSESTLFSGDVVVHDDGAFEYGSFGRTDMPGQSREQLIESIEDILERMPADVEHMYAGHGGIFHGDVRDVVETALERAEKREPKYPEE, from the coding sequence ATGGAAGTCCATCACGTCACAGAAGGCGCGGAGACGTTCACCTGTAACGCGTTTCTGGTTATCGGAGAGGAGACGACACTGGTCGACGCGGGCTCGTGGGACGGGGTCGTCGACGTGATTGCCGATCACACTGACGACCTCGACCGCGTCGTCCTCACTCACCAACACGGCGACCACGTGGAGCAACTCGAGGCCGTCGTTGAGGCCTTTGATCCCGAAGTATACGCCCACAGCCATCACGAACTGCGCGATCATGATATCAGTGATGGCGATACCGTCCAGATCGGTGACGAGGAGTTCGAGGTGGTCTATACGCCCGGCCACGCTGATGACCACGTTTCGTTTGTCTCCGAGTCAACGCTGTTCTCTGGCGATGTCGTCGTCCACGACGATGGCGCGTTCGAGTACGGCAGTTTCGGTCGCACCGACATGCCGGGCCAGTCGCGCGAGCAACTCATCGAGAGCATCGAGGATATACTCGAGCGCATGCCAGCGGATGTCGAGCACATGTACGCTGGTCACGGCGGCATCTTCCATGGAGACGTTCGCGATGTCGTCGAGACGGCACTCGAGCGCGCAGAAAAACGAGAGCCGAAGTATCCTGAGGAGTAA
- a CDS encoding mechanosensitive ion channel family protein, producing the protein MHPLLVEGLRTAVTDNIVGLIEFLPTLIGVAVLVYLGLLFGEKLKPVVTDAGRRVELDDKVRQTPFEALFPDDEDGVSRAFGILVKYYVAAIALFVAIEWFLTRTAATNWYMTDYFQELLGYVPPIIIGTVVLFVGFYVANWATAEVRDSVLADRFDISPLMAGTTKAFLYFVVLVIGLDTMGVDVTILHTFAQAFAYAVGLALALAVGIAFGWGGKDYVAENIDSWFQPSENAADDTTATVSDD; encoded by the coding sequence ATGCACCCACTGCTTGTTGAGGGCCTCCGAACGGCAGTGACGGACAATATCGTTGGGCTCATCGAGTTTCTCCCAACGCTGATCGGTGTTGCAGTACTCGTCTACCTCGGGCTCCTCTTCGGGGAGAAACTCAAACCGGTGGTCACAGACGCTGGTCGCCGCGTCGAACTCGACGACAAAGTTCGCCAGACCCCCTTCGAAGCGCTGTTTCCGGACGACGAGGACGGCGTCTCGAGAGCGTTTGGCATCCTCGTCAAGTACTACGTCGCAGCGATTGCACTGTTCGTTGCAATCGAGTGGTTCCTGACTCGGACCGCGGCGACGAACTGGTATATGACCGACTACTTCCAGGAACTGCTCGGCTACGTTCCACCGATCATCATCGGCACTGTCGTCCTGTTCGTCGGCTTCTATGTCGCGAACTGGGCAACTGCGGAAGTTCGCGATTCCGTCCTCGCCGATCGGTTCGATATCTCGCCGCTCATGGCCGGGACGACCAAGGCGTTCCTGTACTTCGTCGTCCTCGTCATCGGTCTCGACACGATGGGCGTCGACGTAACCATCCTCCACACGTTCGCACAGGCGTTTGCGTACGCCGTTGGCCTTGCGCTCGCGCTGGCTGTCGGGATTGCCTTCGGCTGGGGTGGCAAAGACTACGTCGCCGAAAACATCGATAGCTGGTTTCAGCCGTCCGAAAACGCAGCCGATGATACGACGGCAACCGTAAGCGACGACTGA
- a CDS encoding 50S ribosomal protein L40e has protein sequence MPSFDAAEARTLEKMICMRCNARNPQDADSCRKCGYKNLRPKAKEPRAA, from the coding sequence ATGCCAAGTTTCGACGCTGCCGAAGCCCGGACGCTCGAGAAGATGATCTGTATGCGCTGTAACGCGCGCAACCCACAGGATGCCGACAGCTGCCGCAAGTGCGGCTACAAGAACCTGCGTCCAAAAGCCAAAGAACCCCGCGCCGCATAA
- a CDS encoding DUF367 family protein — MECHVYYEGDDDPDKCTARRLERFDEAILHRTMRQVPYGVVLNPHAEQALSPADAAEGLGTLVALDCSWESAEAASFRMNGVHRALPFLVAANPVNYGRPFQLTTVEALAAACCIFDEYDRAEALLEPFRWGETFLTLNEEPLRRYSECADSSEVVAVQDDYLADEDTDATEDD, encoded by the coding sequence GTGGAGTGTCACGTCTACTACGAGGGGGATGACGACCCGGACAAGTGTACCGCCCGTCGACTCGAGCGCTTCGACGAGGCGATTCTGCATCGCACGATGCGCCAAGTCCCCTACGGCGTCGTCCTCAATCCCCACGCCGAGCAGGCGCTCTCGCCGGCTGACGCCGCAGAGGGGCTCGGCACGCTAGTCGCACTCGATTGCTCGTGGGAATCCGCCGAAGCGGCCTCGTTTCGCATGAACGGCGTTCATCGTGCCCTGCCGTTTCTCGTCGCTGCAAACCCCGTCAACTACGGTCGGCCATTCCAACTCACCACCGTCGAAGCGCTCGCGGCCGCCTGCTGTATCTTCGACGAGTACGACCGCGCTGAAGCCCTCCTCGAGCCATTCCGCTGGGGCGAGACCTTTCTGACGCTGAACGAGGAACCGCTCCGACGCTACAGCGAGTGTGCAGACTCGAGCGAGGTTGTCGCGGTGCAGGACGACTACTTAGCTGATGAGGATACGGATGCCACCGAAGACGACTAA